GAAGTACGTGCTCCTAGAGGTGAAGTACGTGCGATGCCTAGAGGTGAAGTACGTGCTCCTAGAGGTGAAGTACGTGCGATGCCTAGAGGTGAAGTACGTGCTCCTAGAGGTGAAGTGCGTGCGATGCCTAGAGGTGAAGTACGTGCTCCTAGAGGTGAAGTACGTGCGATGCCTAGAGGTGAAGTACGTGCGATGCCTAGAGGTGAAGTACGTGCGATGCCTAGAGGTGAAGTACGTGCGATGCCTAGAGGTGAAGTGTGTGCGATGCCTAGAGGTGAAGTACGTGCGATGCCTAGAGGTGAAGTACGTGCTCCTAGAGGTGAAGTACGTGCGATGCCTAGAGGTGAAGTACGTGCGATGCCTAGTGGTGAAGTACGTGCGATGCCTAGAGGTGAAGTGTGTGCGATGCCTAGAGGTGAAGTGTGTGCGATGCCTAGAGGTGAAGTACGTGCGATGCCTAGAGGTGAAGTACGTGCTCCTAGAGGTGAAGTACGTGCGATGCCTAGAGGTGAAGTACGTGCGATGCCTAGTGGTGAAGTACGCGCGATGCCTAGAGGTGAAGTACGCGCAATGCCTAGAGGTGAAGTACGCGCGATGCCTAGAGGTGAAGTACGCGCAATGCCTAGAGGTGAAGTACGCGCGATGCCTAGTGGTGAAGTACGTGCGCCTAGAGGTGAAGTATGTGCGATGCCTAGAGGTGAAGTACGTGCGATGCCTAGTGGTGAAGTGCGTGCGATGCCCAGAGGTGAAGTATGTGCGATGCCTAGAGGTGAAGTGCGTGCGATGCCTAGAGGTGAAGTGCGTGCTCCTAGAGGTGAAGTACGTGCGATGCCTAGAGGTGAAGTACGTGCGATGCTTAGAGGTGAAGTACGTGCGATGCCTAGAGGTGAAGTGCGTGCTCCTAGAGGTGAAGTACGTGCGATGCCTAGAGGTGAAGTACGTGCGATGCCTAGTGGTGAAGTACGTGCTCCTAGAGGTGAAGTACGTGCGATGCCTAGAGGTGAAGTACGTGCGATGCCTAGAGGTGAAGTACGTGCGATGCCTAGAGGTGAAGTACGTGCGATGCCTAGAGGTGAAGTGCGTGCTCCTAGAGGTGAAGTACGTGCGATGCCTAGAGGTGAAGTACGTGCGATGCCTAGAGGTGAAGTGTGTGCGATGCCTAGAGGTGAAGTACGTGCGATGCCTAGAGGTGAAGTACGTGCTCCTAGAGGTGAAGTACGTGCGATGCCTAGAGGTGAAGTACGTGCGATGCCTAGTGGTGAAGTACGTGCGATGCCTAGAGGTGAAGTACGAGCGATGCCTAGAGGTGAAGTACGTGCGATGCCTAGAGGTGAAGTACGCGCGATGCCTAGAGGTGAAGTGCGTGCGATGCCTAGAGGTGAAGTACGTGCGATGCCTAGAGGTGAAGTATGTGCGATGCCTAGAGGTGAAGTACGTGCGATGCCTAGAGGTGAAGTATGTGCGATGCCTAGAGGTGAAGTACGTGCGATGCCTAGAGGTGAAGTACGTGCGATGCCTAGTGGTGAAGTACGTGCGATGCCTAGAGGTGAAGTACGCGCGATGCCTAGAGGTGAAGTACGCGCGATGCCTAGAGGTGAAGTACGCGCGATGCCTAGAGGTGAAGTGCGTGCGATGCCTAGAGGTGAAGTACGTGCGATGCCTAGAGGTGAAGTATGTGCGATGCCTAGAGGTGAAGTACGTGCGATGCCTAGAGGTGAAGTGCGTGCGATGCCTAGAGGTGAAGTACGTGCGATGCCTAGTGGTGAAGTGCGTGCGATGCCTAGAGGTGAAGTACGTGCGATGCCTAGAGGTGAAGTACGTGCGATGCCTAGAGGTGAAGTTTGTGCGATGCCTAGAGGTGAAGTTCGTGCGATGCCTAGAGGTGAAGTACGTGCGATGCCTAGTGGTGAAGTACGTGCGATGCCTAGTGGTGAAGTGCGTGCGATGCCCAGAGGTGAAGTATGTGCGATGCCTAGAGGTGAAGTACGTGCGATGCCTAGTGGTGAAGTACGTGCGATGCCTAGTGGTGAAGTACGTGCGATGCCTAGTGGTGAAGTGCGTGCGATGCCTTGTGGTGAAGTACGTGCGATGCCTAGTGGTGAAGTGCGTGCGATGCCTAGTGGTGAAGTACGTGCGATGCCTAGTGGTGAAGTGCGTGCGATGCCTAGAGGTGAAGTACGTGCGATGCCTAGAGGTGAAGTACATGGAGGTCTATGGATTGAGAGAACAATGGTAAACTGCAGGGGATGCTGGGGGTTATGGTTTGtaggagtaaggcctcatgcacacggctgtatgtattttgcggtccacaaaatactgatgcgcAAAATGCGTATATTGCggaaggaacagctggcccctagtagaacagtcctatccttctccGTTATatggacgtgttctattttttggcggaacggacatacggaaacagaatgcgcaTGGAGtaacttttgtgtttttttttgttcgtttttttgtggacccattgaaatgaatggttccgcatacggtccaccaaaaaaacggaacggacgcggaaagaaaatatgtttgtgtttcgtgtgcatgagcccttgaggGCGGCAGGCTGGAATCCTAAATTCTGCTGGTCCGGTGCTGGACATCCCGTTAATGCGGCAGTGCTGGACTGTTGGATGTGGGGTCAGTGGACTGTGGTACGTGCGTGGACGTATTCTGGGCACGGTGCCACACTATGCTGGGTGTGAATTCCAGCTCTTGTGACGGTTACGTCAGCCTGTGTGCATGTAATCAGGGGAGGGGTGCGGGGTTTTTATTACTTTCCTATTGTCATTTCGGGATTTCCCAGGTACATatcattactgggggggggggggggggggtagagcgACCGCGGATCCCTGCACCTGCCACCGGTACCTGCGTGATGTCCTTAGAGAACAGGGGCTGAATCTCAAAGGATCAGTGAGGGAATCGCATAGATAGCACTTCCCTCCGAGGGCCAGATTCTATGGTGAGATCCTTACTGCCAGTAATGGGGGTGGAATCACGGAATGGCGCGCGTCCGCCTAATGGTGATCGTTTGTAATGTCAACATGAATGAAACGTATTGACCACCTGTCCACAACTGTGGGGACCCCCAGTGATCCCGAGAACGGGGGGTCCGTGGTAGAGTGCACCCATAGAGGACCGAGGTGCGCAGTACCGCCTGACGGGACCCTCCGTTCTCACAACTGTggtcggaccaccaccgatccTGCAGAGAAGTGACAAAGGCTAAAGCGATGTCCCCGTGTATCGATGGCGTATCTCACTTTGTGATCACTTCTGACTGGCAGGACCCCCAGGGTGGTCTGAGCGCATTCGTAAGAACGGAGGGTCCCCGGTCTGAGTGGAGCAGTACGGCTCAGTAGTATGAGGATATGGCGGTATATTGGGGAATTGCTATGTGTGCAGTCGCTCCATTGCGTCAGACTGAACCTTCCCGTCAGGATTTGCATACTGAAAACAATTACAAGGTCAGGTCTGACCTGATTGACCTTTGCTTCCTGTTCGGGGGTTTTCTCTCGCTTTCCCCGACGCCCCCCCCCACCGCCCCCCCCGTCCTCGTCACTTCCTCGTATGTTCTCCTTGCACCATCTCCAGTAATCGCTTTCTGATGAAATCTGACGACATAATGTCCTGTACAAGGAAAGTGCAAGGTTTATTCCAAGATACGCCAAACACCTGGacacaccccagctgctgcagaacctcataatacacaccccagctgctgcagaaccacataatacacacctcagctgctgcagaacctcatagtacacacctcagctgctgcagaacctcataatacacaccccagctgctgcagaaccacataatacacacctcagctgctgcagaacctcataatacacacctcagctgctgcagaacctcataatacacacctcagctgctgcagaacctcataatacacaccccagctgctgcagaacctcataatacacacctcagctgctgcagaacctcctaatacacacctcagctgctgcagaacctcataatacacacctcagctgctgcagaacctcataatacacacctcagctgctgcagaacctcataatacacaccccagctgctgcagaacctcataatacacaccccagctgctgcagaacctcataatacacaccccagctgctgcagaacctcataatacacaccccagctgctgcagaacttcataatacacaccccagctgttgcagaacttcataatacacaccccagctgctgcagaacctcataatacacaccccagctgctgcagaacctcataatacacacctcagctgctgcagaacctcataatacacacctcagctgctgcagaacctcataatacacacctcagctgctgcagaacctcataatacacaccccagctgctgcagaacctcctaatacacacctcagctgctgcagaacctcataatacacacctcagctgctgcagaacctcataatacacacctcagctgctgcagaacctcataatacacaccccagctgctgcagaacctcataatacacacctcagctgctgcagaacctcataatacacaccccagcttctgcagaacctcataatacacacccagctgctgcagaacctcataatacacaccccagctgctgcagaacctcataatacacaccccagctgctgcagaacctcataatacacaccccagctgctgcagaacctcataatacacacctcagctgctgcagaacctcataatacacacctcagctgctgcagaacctcataatacacacccagctgctgcagaacctcataatacacacctcagctgctgcagaacctcataatacacacctcagctgctgcagaacctcatagtacacacctcagctgctgcagaacctcataatacacacctcagctgctgcagaacctcatagtacacacctcagctgctgcagaacctcatagtacacaccccagctgctgcagaacctcataatactcaccccagctgctgcagaacctcataatacacaccccagctgctgcagaacctcatagtacacacctcagctgctgcagaacctcatagtacacaccccagctgctgcagaacctcatagtacacaccacagctgctgcagaacctcataatacacacctcagctgctgcagaacctcatagtacacaccacagctgctgcagaacctcataatacacacctcagctgctgcagaacctcataatacacaccccagctgctgcagaacctcataatacacaccccagctgctgcagaacatcctaatacacacatcagctcctgcagagcctcataatacacatctcagctgctgcagaacctcctaatacacacctcagctgctgcagaacctcctaatacacacctcagctgctgtagaacatcataatacacaccccagctgctgaagaacctcctaatacacacctcagctgctgcagaacatcataatactcacctcagctgctgcagaacatcataatacacacctcagctgctgcagaacctcataatacacacctcagctgctgcagaacctcattatacacaccccagctgctgcagaacctcataatacacacctcagctgctgcagaacctcataatactcacctcagctgctgcagaacatcataatacacacctcagctgctgcagaacctcataatactcacctcagctgctgcagaacatcataatacacacctcagctgctgaagaacctcctaatacacacctcagctgctgcagaacatcataatactcacctcagctgctgcagaacatcataatacacacctcagctgctgcagaacctcataatacacacctcagctgctgcagaacctcattatacacaccccagctgctgcagaacctcataatacacacctcagctgctgcagaacctcataatacacacctcagctgctgcagaacctcctaatacacacctcagctgctgcagaacatcataatacacaccccagctgctgcagaacctcataatacacacctcagctgctgcagaacctcataatacacacctcagctgctgcagaacctcataatacacacctcagctgctgtagaacctcctaatacatacctcagctgctgcagaacctcctaatacacaccccagctgctgtagaacctcctaatacatacctcagctgctgcagaacctcctaatacagctTATTTCTATGTTTTCTGTGGTTTATTCTACTGCCGGCGTAGCACCTGTATCTTTAAGGTCTCTTTATTTGACGTCTGCGGAGCTCTGAGTAAACCTCGTAGCACTCGGCAGTTCATTCTGTTCCAGCACGACCAGTACGTGACCTTGTCTCCTCGTCACCCGCTCACACCGAGGACGTCTTGTTCTGGTCACTTTCGGATTGTCTTATCAGCCTGGTGTAGGAGACAGTAAATAGAGGGCGCGCTCAGTGTCGCAGGCTGGAGACGCTGCGATCGGCCGCCGTCACCCGGACTGACAGGTCGGAGCTTTGTGGTGTTTTATGACTGAACCTCTTCCTGTAAAATCACTTTGATGCCTCCATGGCTCTGCCTGCGACAGAAGGAGGTGTCCGACAACTATTGAGGGGTCACAAGAGGTGGCTGCGGCGTCAATAGGGACTTCAGTGTGACAGAAGAAGAGCTGATGCCAAACCAGGCTGACTACGGCCATGACCATCTCCCCACTATCTGTGGTCAGTTTTGGAGATGATCAGGAGGTGCGATTTTCTCAGGAAATCTGGGGATTTTCTTCCAGTTACACATTACACAGCTCTTCCCAGTAACGTATCATACTGGTTAAAAATGAAAGTAAAAGCCGACGGGCGCCCAAACAGCAGACGTACGGAGCTGAGTCTACCAAGACCGCTGCCGGTTAGATCAGGGAGCCAGAAGAAGAACTGCTTCAAGTTTTGAGTAACCGACTGTAGGTCTTACACGCGAACCATGACTTCTGACTGATCGGGGGAGGGGTTGACTTGTGCCATTGAAACCAGTAGACGTCCATGCGCCACCTTCTATTCTTGGTTATAGGGAGATCCATATTGGTGTACGCCATTAGGCACAACCGCACCATGTGGGCGCACCCATACATTTCAATTCTGCGGGTCACATCACTGGTTTTTCCATAcgagttaggcctcattcagGTGGCCATAATGTGGGCGCACGTTAGTGTCCGTATTACAGACACAAATCCGATCGTGGGTCTACTTTCCTGAACTTGGGATCCATGACACTGGAAGTTTGTGGTTGGATCGGGATTTGCTGCTGTAACACAGACTATAAAATGTGGCCTTACGATGGTCGTACATTTCCACGTTCTGGATTATCAGACAGGGCACACAGAACTCCATAAGCATTGTCCTCCAGAGAGTTTTCTGCAAATGCCAGACTATTGGACGTGAGTCAGGACGACGCCTCCAGAGCCTAACTATGTTTGCATTTCTCCAGGAGAGGACGTGGGATTGTATAAGGAAGCGATGCACGAAGAAGTGAAACTGGGGGCGTCTTACATCGTAAGGCTGCTGAACCGTCACGAAAAACTGGACCGTCAGCAGGTGGAGAGATTTACCAAAACCCTCACCTCCATTTTATGCGACAGGTTTGAAGGACACTGGTATCCCGAGAGCCCCCAGAAAGGCCAGGCCTACAGGTAAGAACAACTGCGGGTCTTCTCATGGGCGGGGTTGGGTAAAGTGATCGCCTGTAGCCCAGGATAGTCAGAATATAATTGGTTAAAAACATGGACTGCACTTCTAATCTCTGGGGCGTCTTCTAATCTCTGGGGCGTCTTCTAATCTCTGGGGTGTCCTCTAATCTCTGGGGCGTCTTCTAATCTCTGGGGCGTCTTCTAATCTCTGGGGCGTCTTCTAATCTCTGGGGCGTCTTCTAATCTCTGGGGCGTCTTCTAATCTCTGGGGCGTCTTCTAATTTCTGGGGCATCTTCTAACCTTAGTTGCATCTTCTAATATCTGGGGCATCTTCTAATCTCTGGGGTGTTTTATAATATCAGGGGCGTCTTATAATATAGTCCGTCTTCTAACGTCAGGGGGTTTTCTAATATCAGGGGCGTCTTCTAAAATCAGGGGCGTCTTCTAACGTCAGGGGCGTCTTCTAACGTCAGGGGCGTCTTCTAACGTCAGGGGGTTTTCTAATATCAGGGGCGTCTTCTAAAATCAGGGGCGTCTTCTAAAGTCAGGGGCGTCTTCTAACGTCAGGGGCGTCTTCTAACGTCAGGGGCGTCTTCTAACGTCAGGGGCGTCTTCTAACGTCAGGGGCGTCTTCTAACGTCAGGGGCGTCTTCTAATGTCAGGTACGCTCCATCCGCTTTGTAAAAGCTTGACAGACAAAGGTTTTCTTACATCCCTGTGATCACCAAGGGGGCCTTTCTTCTTACCAGGATTCCAGACAACTGTTCTTCATCTTACCTGCCAAAACAGCGTGCAGGCCATGTTGTCAGAGCTTATCCTGCTAAGTAGCTTAAAAAACTTTCAGGTTCTGttgggtcaaaatggccaacggtgggggggggggctgttctcAGTAATGGAGGAGGTCTATTGGCTGAACCCCTGCCTATCATGCTGTCTtctgacaaccccttaaaggtgCTGTTctgcctttaatgtagatgggctgcagtaccacacacagcctgAGGACACGTGTGGCGATATTTATTGAAGCAAGCAGTCATGTTTTGCTAATCCTAAGCATAGGAAGCTGAACAGAACAGGTTATGTGTCTGAATGACGGGGGTCTGACCCCTTCAACCCCCATCGATCATGAAAAGAGAGGTCCTGTATCCTCCACCATGTGAACTGTACTGCGGATGAGCATGTGCGCTAGTTTCATGGAGATAGAGAGGCGATGCGCACACTCATCCGCCATTTCATTAATACGGGTGGGACAGGACGTCTATTTCcatgatcattgggggtcccagCTGTCAGATCCCCCACCAGTCAAGGATAGGAGTAGGCACAACCCATTTGATGAACGCACAGGTGGAGTTATCCTTTAAAGCAATAGTCTCCATCTTCTGGCTCCCTAGCCAGtgcaatactacaactcccagcatgctaatcattgtagttttgcaagaaCTGGAGAGACCACAGCTTTAATAGCTGATATATTTTCATTGTCTCTTTGTGGATGGGTGTGTACGGtcagggcatactgggagttgtagttttacactgGCTGGGGGGCCACAGGTTAGATAGACAACTCTAGCAGATCCGATCTGTCGGGATATAATCATCTTATGCACCTCATCTGATCCCAGGTGTATCCGGATAGAAAAAAACATGGCGGTGGATGACTCCGTATTACGGGCCTGTGTTCGGAGCGGTCTGCGCTGCTCACAGTTGGCTTTTCCTAAAAACATGTATATTTGGATTGATCCAAAGGAGGTGAGCTGCAGGTAAGTCCAACACACAGCAACCAGTTATTAGATCATTACATCTAATCTGATAATCCAGCACAGAATGAAGTATAAGACTGAGCTGGGAGAACCATTTCAGAATCTACGTCCGGCCCTCAAAACCATTTTTATAAGCCCCACCCCGTTGAGGACCCTCTTATGGATCACAAACCCTCGAGGTCTTTATGTGGAGTTTCCTTTGATCCTCAGGTTAGGAGAGAGCTGTAGCCCCTTCATTGTGAAGGTTCCAGAAGAATCCAAGAAGGCGACAACTGAGGAGAAACCGGAACAGGACACGTCAGACTACCACTCAGACGGCTCAAGCAGATCTCCGTCAGAATGCTCCAGCGAGGATGAAGAAAGCGTCATGAGCAAAACGAAATCTCCTGCGACTGATACTCAGAAAGTGGTGAGTCCGCAGGATAATGACTGGTTTGTATGATAGAAGGAAAGATGGGGTCATCACGTAGTGTGGCACGTGCTGGAGACAAATGTAATGGCAAGGAGTGGTGAGTCTGTGGACTCTGGACGCTGTGTGTCGGCACTGAGTCACCAGATCTAGTCTGTTATTTTCTTCCCATCTCCTCCTTAACGAATGTTACTACCTGAAATCCAAAAATTCTTGAGTCGTCTGCATGAAAACCAACATGGCCACCTTTCAAACTGGGGTGGCCACCTAGAGGCGACCCACTAGTAAACTTTCAGGTGGTCACCCAACTTTTCCAAGCTCCTGAATGGAAAACCTCTTCAGTTATGTCATGATGTATCCCCTACTATCGTGGCTCGCCTAGGTAGGTCTGCTGTGTTGACCAgtgaaaagctgggtgactaccTATGTGGATACTGTATAGGTGGCCATTTTGGATATCGCATTGTTTTTCCATGTGGAAATGTCAGGCcaggaaagatttttttttaaattttcataatggcttaaaaattataaaaataagtaTTATTCACCTTCCTGATCCCCTGCCGCTCCAGATCTGAACGGGAGTGGTGAGTTACTActtatttttgttaattttttaaaCCATTCtgcttgttttttcatttttttcccagcTGCACAATTTCTTTAAGCAACTTCTGATATCACTGTCCTGACTGATTCTCTTTCTCCGATGACAGGCTGCCCAGTATTACTACAGCCCAGCGCCATCCTCCACCGTCTTCTACCAGTACCCCGGTGGTGCTGTCAGCTTCATCCCAACCTATCAGCCCATGACCTTGTATTACCTGGTGCCGAAATACTATCACAACGTCAGATCTCGGGGAGTTCAGAGGAAATGGAAATCCAAAAAGTCATCACCTCCCACCAAAAG
The Bufo gargarizans isolate SCDJY-AF-19 chromosome 2, ASM1485885v1, whole genome shotgun sequence genome window above contains:
- the LOC122927131 gene encoding protein BTG3-like, which translates into the protein MHEEVKLGASYIVRLLNRHEKLDRQQVERFTKTLTSILCDRFEGHWYPESPQKGQAYRCIRIEKNMAVDDSVLRACVRSGLRCSQLAFPKNMYIWIDPKEVSCRLGESCSPFIVKVPEESKKATTEEKPEQDTSDYHSDGSSRSPSECSSEDEESVMSKTKSPATDTQKVAAQYYYSPAPSSTVFYQYPGGAVSFIPTYQPMTLYYLVPKYYHNVRSRGVQRKWKSKKSSPPTKS